One window of the Pseudarthrobacter sp. ATCC 49987 genome contains the following:
- a CDS encoding adenylosuccinate synthase, producing MPAIVIVGAQWGDEGKGKATDLLGHRVDYVVKPNGGNNAGHTVVVGGEKYELKLLPAGILSPNAVPIIGNGCVVNLEALFQEIDGLEARGADTSKLRISANAHLVAPYHQVLDKVTERFLGSRAIGTTGRGIGPAYMDKVARLGIRVQDVFDASILRQKVEGSLRQKNELLVKVYNRRDIEVDEIVDYFLSFAERLRPLVIDSTFVLNKALDEGKVVLMEGGQATFLDVDHGTYPFVTSSNPTAGGASVGSGIGPTRISRSIGIIKAYTTRVGAGPFPTELFDEMGMYLQKTGGEFGVNTGRPRRCGWYDAVLARHASRVNGFTDYFVTKLDVLTGIEQIPVCVAYDVDGVRHDEMPMTQTEFHHAKPIFEYFEGWTEDITGARTLDDLPENAKNYVLALEKLSGTRFSAIGVGPDRDQTIVINDLIND from the coding sequence ATGCCAGCAATCGTGATCGTCGGAGCCCAATGGGGCGACGAAGGCAAAGGTAAGGCCACTGACCTGCTCGGCCACCGCGTCGACTACGTCGTGAAGCCGAACGGCGGCAACAACGCCGGCCACACCGTCGTCGTGGGCGGTGAGAAGTATGAGCTCAAACTCCTTCCGGCCGGCATCCTGAGCCCGAACGCGGTCCCGATCATCGGCAACGGCTGCGTGGTGAACCTGGAGGCCCTGTTCCAGGAGATCGACGGCCTGGAAGCCCGCGGCGCGGACACCTCCAAGCTGCGGATCTCCGCCAACGCCCACCTCGTGGCGCCCTACCACCAGGTCCTGGACAAGGTCACCGAGCGTTTCCTTGGCAGCCGCGCGATCGGTACCACCGGCCGCGGCATCGGCCCGGCGTACATGGACAAGGTGGCCCGCCTGGGCATCCGTGTCCAGGACGTCTTTGACGCCTCGATCCTGCGCCAGAAGGTCGAAGGCTCGCTGCGGCAGAAGAACGAACTCCTGGTCAAGGTCTACAACCGCCGCGACATCGAGGTGGACGAGATCGTGGACTACTTCCTGTCCTTCGCCGAACGCCTGCGCCCGCTGGTCATCGACAGCACCTTCGTGCTGAACAAGGCGCTGGACGAGGGCAAGGTGGTCCTTATGGAGGGCGGCCAGGCCACGTTCCTGGACGTCGACCACGGCACCTACCCGTTCGTGACCTCCTCGAACCCGACGGCCGGCGGCGCCTCCGTGGGCTCGGGCATCGGCCCCACCCGCATCTCGCGCTCCATCGGCATCATCAAGGCCTACACCACCCGTGTGGGCGCCGGGCCGTTCCCCACGGAACTGTTCGATGAGATGGGCATGTACCTGCAGAAGACCGGCGGCGAATTCGGCGTCAACACCGGCCGCCCGCGCCGTTGTGGCTGGTACGACGCCGTGCTGGCGCGCCACGCTTCCCGCGTCAACGGCTTCACCGACTACTTCGTCACCAAGCTGGACGTGCTCACCGGCATCGAGCAGATCCCGGTCTGCGTGGCCTACGACGTCGACGGCGTCCGGCACGACGAAATGCCGATGACGCAGACCGAGTTCCACCACGCCAAACCGATCTTCGAGTACTTCGAGGGCTGGACCGAGGACATCACCGGCGCCCGCACCCTGGACGACCTCCCGGAGAACGCCAAGAACTATGTGCTGGCCCTCGAGAAGCTTTCCGGCACCCGCTTCTCGGCGATCGGCGTCGGGCCGGACCGCGACCAGACCATCGTCATCAACGACCTGATCAACGACTAA
- a CDS encoding TrmH family RNA methyltransferase, producing the protein MPPVTAQEGEAAAEAEPKAEVGVGPWEGELPAGDHWDPDLLADGDRRNVVDKYRYWKHESIVADLDSKRHNFHIAIENWQHDMNIGTVVRSANAFLAKEVHIIGRRRWNRRGAMVTDRYQHIRHHPTVDDFVAWAQGEGLAIIGIDIFPDSVPLETYELPKDCVLVFGQEGPGLSPEVHQAAVDTLSIEQFGSTRSINAASAAAIAMHAWIRRHVFNQFPGVQ; encoded by the coding sequence ATCCCTCCCGTGACCGCGCAGGAGGGGGAGGCGGCAGCCGAGGCGGAGCCCAAGGCGGAGGTCGGCGTCGGCCCCTGGGAAGGCGAACTGCCGGCGGGCGACCACTGGGACCCGGACCTCCTCGCGGACGGCGACCGGCGCAATGTGGTGGACAAATACCGCTACTGGAAGCACGAGTCGATCGTGGCGGACCTGGACTCCAAGCGGCATAACTTCCACATCGCGATCGAAAACTGGCAACACGACATGAACATCGGCACCGTCGTGCGCAGCGCCAACGCCTTCCTGGCCAAGGAAGTGCACATCATCGGACGACGCCGGTGGAACCGCCGCGGGGCCATGGTCACCGACCGCTACCAGCACATCCGCCACCACCCGACCGTGGACGACTTCGTGGCGTGGGCGCAGGGGGAGGGGCTGGCCATCATCGGCATCGACATCTTCCCGGACTCCGTCCCGCTGGAAACCTACGAACTGCCCAAAGACTGCGTGCTGGTGTTTGGGCAGGAGGGTCCGGGGCTGTCACCCGAGGTCCACCAGGCGGCGGTGGACACCTTGTCGATCGAGCAGTTCGGCTCCACCCGCTCCATTAACGCCGCCTCGGCCGCGGCCATCGCGATGCACGCCTGGATCCGACGGCACGTGTTCAACCAGTTCCCGGGGGTCCAGTGA
- the fbaA gene encoding class II fructose-bisphosphate aldolase, translating into MPIATPEIYSEMIDRAKTGGFAFPAVNVTSSQTLNAALRGFAEAESDGIVQVSTGGAAYWSGASTKDMVAGSLGFAAFAREVAKNYGVNIALHTDHCPKDKLDGFVLPLLAASEAEVKAGRNPLFNSHMWDGSAETLQENLRIARELLERTAAAKMILEVEIGTVGGEEDGVENAINDKLYTTVEDALATIDALGSGENGRYITALTFGNVHGVYKPGGVKLRPEILKDIQQQVGAKIGKANPFDLVFHGGSGSSEKEIADAVSYGVIKMNIDTDTQYAYTRPVADHMFRNYDGVLKVDGEVGNKKLYDPRVWGASAEAGLAARVAEAAQQLGSTGKTF; encoded by the coding sequence ATGCCCATTGCAACCCCAGAGATCTACTCCGAGATGATCGACCGCGCTAAGACGGGCGGCTTCGCGTTCCCGGCCGTCAACGTCACGTCCTCCCAGACCCTGAACGCCGCCCTCCGCGGCTTCGCCGAGGCCGAGTCCGACGGCATCGTCCAGGTCTCCACCGGCGGTGCCGCCTACTGGTCCGGCGCCTCCACCAAGGACATGGTGGCCGGTTCCCTGGGCTTCGCCGCGTTTGCCCGCGAGGTGGCCAAGAACTACGGCGTCAACATCGCCCTGCACACGGACCACTGCCCGAAGGACAAACTGGACGGCTTCGTCCTGCCGCTGCTGGCAGCCTCCGAGGCCGAGGTCAAGGCCGGCCGCAACCCGCTCTTCAACTCGCACATGTGGGACGGCTCCGCCGAAACCCTGCAGGAGAACCTGCGGATCGCCCGCGAACTGCTCGAGCGCACCGCCGCCGCCAAGATGATCCTCGAGGTCGAAATCGGCACCGTCGGCGGCGAGGAAGACGGCGTCGAGAACGCCATCAACGACAAGCTCTACACCACGGTCGAGGACGCCCTGGCCACGATCGACGCCCTCGGCTCCGGCGAGAACGGCCGCTACATCACGGCGCTGACCTTCGGCAACGTGCACGGCGTCTACAAGCCCGGTGGCGTCAAGCTCCGCCCCGAAATCCTCAAGGACATCCAGCAGCAGGTCGGCGCCAAGATCGGCAAGGCCAACCCGTTCGACCTCGTCTTCCACGGCGGGTCCGGCTCCTCCGAGAAGGAAATCGCCGACGCGGTCTCCTACGGTGTGATCAAGATGAACATCGACACCGACACCCAGTACGCCTACACCCGGCCCGTGGCGGACCACATGTTCCGCAACTACGACGGCGTGCTGAAGGTCGACGGCGAGGTCGGCAACAAGAAGCTGTACGATCCCCGCGTCTGGGGCGCCTCCGCCGAGGCCGGCCTTGCGGCCCGCGTCGCCGAGGCTGCCCAGCAGCTCGGCTCCACCGGCAAGACGTTCTAG
- a CDS encoding HAD-IIA family hydrolase: protein MAEQQADHREDSDHVLSSKSVYRSGQEIECWLTDMDGVLVHENQPIPGAAELIQRWVDTSKRFLVLTNNSIFTPRDLAARLKSSGLEIPEENIWTSALATAQFLKDQVRGSDSGNRAYTIGEAGLTTALHEAGFILTDQDPDFVVLGETRTYSFEAITMAIRLILGGARFIATNPDATGPSKDGPMPATGAIAALITKATGREPYIVGKPNPMMFRSAMNQIDAHSETTAMIGDRMDTDIIAGMEAGLHTVLVLSGITHKDDIAAYPFRPNQILNSVADLKNQI, encoded by the coding sequence ATGGCGGAGCAGCAGGCAGACCACAGGGAAGACTCGGACCACGTGCTTTCATCAAAATCCGTGTACCGCAGCGGCCAGGAGATCGAGTGTTGGCTGACCGACATGGACGGCGTCCTGGTCCACGAAAACCAGCCCATCCCGGGTGCCGCTGAACTCATCCAGCGCTGGGTGGACACGTCCAAGCGCTTCCTCGTCCTGACCAACAACTCCATCTTCACGCCCCGTGACCTCGCCGCCCGGCTGAAGAGCTCCGGTCTGGAGATCCCCGAGGAGAACATCTGGACCTCCGCCCTGGCGACGGCCCAGTTCCTTAAGGACCAGGTGCGGGGCTCGGATTCCGGCAACCGCGCCTACACGATCGGGGAAGCGGGCCTCACGACGGCGCTGCACGAGGCCGGCTTTATCCTCACCGACCAGGACCCGGACTTCGTGGTGCTCGGCGAAACCCGGACCTACTCCTTTGAAGCCATCACCATGGCCATCCGGCTGATCCTGGGCGGGGCGCGGTTCATCGCCACCAACCCGGACGCCACCGGGCCTTCGAAGGACGGCCCGATGCCTGCCACCGGCGCCATCGCGGCGCTCATCACCAAGGCGACCGGCCGGGAACCGTACATTGTAGGCAAGCCGAACCCGATGATGTTCCGTTCGGCGATGAACCAGATCGACGCGCATTCGGAAACCACCGCCATGATCGGTGACCGGATGGACACTGACATCATCGCGGGCATGGAAGCGGGGCTGCACACCGTGCTTGTGCTCAGCGGCATCACCCATAAGGACGACATCGCCGCGTACCCGTTCCGGCCCAACCAGATCCTGAACTCCGTGGCAGACCTGAAGAACCAGATCTAG
- a CDS encoding DUF3151 domain-containing protein: MSDEFRKNLMGPEPTLLPAETEVYAALDAGHEALDLVEKHPTSSLLWAVLAEEAWTEGRTIDSYAYSRVGYHRGLDSLRRNGWRGVGPIPWEHEPNRGFLRALYSLGRASAAIGEAEEPERIEKFLKDSDPTAKAAIEAEKR, translated from the coding sequence ATGTCGGACGAATTCCGCAAGAACCTGATGGGTCCTGAGCCGACGCTCCTGCCCGCCGAGACCGAGGTCTACGCGGCGCTGGATGCCGGCCATGAAGCCCTGGACCTGGTGGAAAAGCACCCGACGTCCTCGCTGCTCTGGGCCGTGCTGGCCGAGGAAGCCTGGACCGAGGGCCGGACCATCGACTCGTATGCCTACTCCCGTGTCGGCTACCACCGCGGCCTGGATTCGCTGCGCCGCAACGGCTGGCGCGGCGTCGGGCCCATCCCCTGGGAACACGAACCGAACCGTGGCTTCCTGCGCGCCCTGTATTCGCTGGGCCGCGCCTCCGCGGCCATCGGCGAAGCCGAGGAGCCGGAGCGGATCGAGAAGTTCCTCAAGGACTCCGACCCCACTGCCAAGGCAGCCATCGAGGCCGAAAAGCGCTAA
- a CDS encoding GAF and ANTAR domain-containing protein produces MLLPEEILGTEPLSTVDQIQNLILDSADFEEFLNELARFSAHQVAGAGDDALCGITLLRDRKAATIGWSSDSAREVDEIQYRLSQGPCLTAAQEEREVYVPDLFDEDRWGPDYASAVASHGLRSVLSVPFHLQGDAQAALNLYSDVPRKFDGDVAARARGYTREISQALRLAVRFSLHTDSASNLRATLESRTVIDMAIGIVMAQNRCNQEAAVKILTDASSNGNVKLRDIATSLVQSVGGTASRTHFEEPGRRAVG; encoded by the coding sequence ATGCTCCTTCCCGAAGAAATCCTCGGAACAGAACCCCTCAGCACCGTCGACCAGATCCAGAACCTCATCCTGGACAGCGCCGATTTTGAGGAATTCCTCAACGAGCTCGCGCGTTTCTCCGCGCACCAGGTGGCCGGTGCGGGCGACGACGCCCTGTGCGGCATCACGCTGCTGCGCGACCGCAAGGCGGCGACCATCGGCTGGAGCAGCGACTCCGCCCGCGAAGTCGACGAAATCCAGTACCGGCTCTCGCAGGGCCCGTGCCTGACGGCGGCACAGGAGGAACGCGAGGTCTACGTTCCGGACCTGTTCGATGAGGACCGCTGGGGCCCGGACTATGCCAGTGCGGTCGCTTCCCACGGGCTGCGCTCGGTGCTCTCTGTGCCCTTCCATCTTCAGGGCGATGCCCAGGCGGCGCTGAACCTCTACTCGGATGTGCCGCGCAAGTTCGACGGCGACGTTGCCGCCCGGGCGCGCGGCTACACCCGTGAAATCTCCCAGGCGCTGCGGCTGGCCGTCCGCTTCTCCCTGCATACGGACAGTGCCAGCAATCTGCGGGCCACGCTGGAATCCCGCACCGTGATCGACATGGCCATCGGGATTGTCATGGCACAGAACCGCTGCAACCAGGAGGCGGCCGTCAAGATCCTCACCGACGCCTCCAGCAACGGCAACGTCAAGCTCCGGGACATCGCCACCTCGCTGGTCCAGTCCGTGGGCGGCACCGCATCCCGTACCCACTTTGAGGAACCGGGCCGGCGGGCGGTCGGCTGA
- the acsA gene encoding acetate--CoA ligase, giving the protein MTAGTEPSTRWPTIAKDVGGLRVRPNLVDYEAACAAFSWDEARHQLSGLPGGRGVNIAYEAVDRHAAGGLAGHEALRFVRADGSSHSLTFAELAEQTTRFAGVLRALGIGRGERVFSLTGRGPALYIAVLGTLKNASVFCPLFSAFGPEPVRQRLQLGSGRALVTTRALYRKKIAQLRDSLPELRHVLLTDADGSPEPGTLDLAALMRAAPADGGIAATQAEDMALLHFTSGTTGTPKGAIHVHDAVTAHHATGTSALDLHPEDVYWCTADPGWVTGTSYGVIAPLTHGVTTIVDEEEMDADRWYRILAEQRVSVWYTAPTALRMLMKAGADRAQGHDLSSLRFVASVGEPLNPEVVVWGQEAFGQPVHDNWWQTETGGIMISNYAATEIRPGSMGRPLPGVEAGIVARDAQDKPIVRDGKAVLVTAPDAVGELALRPGWPSMFRGYLHEEERYRRCFVGGWYLTGDLARRDADGYYWFVGRGDDVIKSSGHLIGPFEVESLLMEHEAVAEAGVIGVPDPVAGEVVKAFVELRPGWEPSEELQLEIIGFARKRLGPAVAPRLLDFTTALPRTRSGKILRRLLKARELGLPEGDTSTIETPAGAPEPDAAAPGPQAPEART; this is encoded by the coding sequence ATGACGGCAGGCACGGAACCCTCGACCCGCTGGCCCACCATTGCCAAAGATGTCGGCGGCCTCCGGGTCCGGCCGAACCTGGTGGACTATGAGGCGGCGTGTGCCGCGTTCTCCTGGGACGAAGCCCGCCATCAACTGTCCGGACTGCCCGGGGGCCGCGGCGTCAACATCGCCTATGAAGCAGTGGACCGGCACGCCGCCGGGGGGCTCGCCGGGCACGAGGCGCTGCGGTTCGTCCGGGCCGACGGCAGCAGCCACTCGCTCACGTTCGCCGAACTTGCAGAGCAGACCACCCGCTTTGCGGGGGTGCTGCGCGCCCTCGGCATCGGGCGCGGTGAGCGCGTCTTCTCGCTCACCGGCCGCGGCCCGGCGCTGTACATCGCGGTGCTGGGCACCCTGAAGAACGCCAGCGTCTTCTGCCCGCTGTTCTCCGCGTTCGGCCCGGAACCGGTCCGCCAGCGGCTGCAGCTGGGCTCCGGCCGGGCCCTGGTCACCACCCGGGCCCTCTACCGCAAGAAGATTGCCCAGCTCCGCGACTCGCTGCCGGAACTCCGGCACGTCCTGCTGACCGACGCCGACGGCAGCCCGGAGCCGGGAACGCTGGACCTCGCCGCGCTGATGCGCGCAGCGCCGGCCGACGGCGGGATCGCCGCGACGCAGGCCGAGGACATGGCCCTGCTGCACTTCACGTCCGGCACCACCGGAACCCCGAAGGGCGCCATCCACGTGCACGACGCCGTCACCGCCCACCATGCGACCGGCACCTCCGCGCTGGACCTGCACCCGGAGGATGTCTACTGGTGCACGGCCGACCCCGGCTGGGTCACCGGCACCTCATATGGGGTGATCGCGCCGTTGACCCACGGGGTGACAACGATCGTGGACGAAGAGGAAATGGACGCGGACCGCTGGTACCGGATCCTCGCCGAACAGCGCGTCTCCGTCTGGTACACCGCCCCCACGGCGCTGCGGATGCTGATGAAGGCCGGCGCGGACCGCGCCCAGGGCCATGACCTGTCCTCGCTGCGCTTCGTCGCCAGCGTCGGGGAACCGCTCAATCCGGAGGTCGTCGTCTGGGGCCAGGAGGCGTTCGGCCAGCCCGTTCATGACAACTGGTGGCAGACCGAAACGGGCGGCATCATGATCTCCAACTACGCGGCCACCGAGATCCGCCCCGGCTCGATGGGCCGGCCGCTGCCCGGCGTCGAGGCGGGCATCGTGGCCCGGGACGCCCAGGACAAGCCCATTGTCCGCGACGGCAAGGCGGTCCTCGTGACGGCGCCGGACGCCGTCGGCGAACTGGCCCTGAGACCGGGCTGGCCCTCGATGTTCCGCGGCTACCTGCATGAGGAGGAACGCTACCGCCGGTGCTTCGTGGGCGGCTGGTACCTCACCGGCGACCTCGCCCGGCGCGACGCCGACGGGTACTACTGGTTCGTCGGACGCGGCGACGACGTCATCAAGTCCTCGGGGCACCTGATCGGCCCGTTCGAAGTGGAGAGCCTGCTGATGGAACACGAGGCCGTGGCCGAGGCCGGGGTGATCGGGGTCCCCGATCCGGTGGCCGGCGAGGTGGTCAAGGCTTTTGTGGAACTGCGGCCCGGCTGGGAACCCTCCGAGGAACTGCAGCTGGAGATCATCGGCTTCGCCCGCAAGAGACTCGGCCCGGCGGTGGCGCCCCGGCTGCTGGACTTCACCACGGCCCTGCCGCGGACCCGCAGCGGCAAGATCCTCCGGCGGCTGCTCAAAGCCCGTGAACTCGGCCTGCCGGAGGGCGACACCTCCACCATCGAGACCCCGGCCGGGGCGCCGGAGCCGGACGCCGCCGCACCCGGGCCCCAAGCACCGGAGGCCCGGACATGA
- a CDS encoding cobalamin-independent methionine synthase II family protein, whose product MQQNAQQNTDHIRATHAGSLPRTPELIAANEAKEADGITPEFLDLLETSVVDIVQRQKDLGIDIPNDGEYGHTMSSSVDYGAWWNYSFSRLGGLEPTDVDRWADAAVHRSSPGHIVLTSFPDRRDRQKFNDAYNDPSSGILAHRKSVTQPKIAGPLRYTGQALVNSDIANLKTGMAAAGLSEGFVASLSPGSCARVANEYYKTDEELLYACADAMREEYKAIIDAGLTVQLDDPSLAESWDQINPEPSLADYLKFIQLRVEATNWALRDLPQEQIRLHVCWGSWHGPHTTDIPFADIIGSVLQVNAGGYSFEAANVRHEHEWRVWKDTRLPDGKVIIPGVVSHATNVVEHPDLVADRIVRFAQLVGRENVIASTDCGLGGRVHPQIAFAKLESLGEGARRATARLW is encoded by the coding sequence ATGCAGCAGAACGCGCAGCAGAACACCGACCATATCCGCGCCACCCACGCCGGCTCGTTGCCCCGCACCCCGGAGCTCATCGCCGCGAACGAGGCCAAGGAGGCAGACGGCATCACCCCCGAGTTCCTGGACCTGCTGGAAACCTCCGTGGTGGACATCGTGCAGCGCCAGAAGGACCTCGGCATCGATATCCCCAACGACGGCGAATACGGGCACACCATGTCCAGCTCGGTGGACTACGGCGCGTGGTGGAACTATTCCTTCAGCCGGCTTGGCGGCCTTGAACCGACCGATGTGGACCGCTGGGCTGACGCCGCGGTGCACCGCTCCAGCCCGGGCCACATCGTGCTGACCTCCTTCCCGGACCGGCGCGACCGGCAGAAGTTCAACGACGCCTACAACGATCCGTCCTCCGGGATCCTGGCGCACCGCAAGAGCGTCACGCAGCCGAAGATCGCCGGCCCGCTGCGCTACACCGGGCAGGCCCTGGTGAACTCGGACATCGCCAACCTCAAGACCGGCATGGCCGCCGCCGGGCTGTCCGAGGGCTTCGTCGCTTCCCTGTCCCCGGGCTCCTGCGCCCGCGTCGCGAACGAGTACTACAAGACCGATGAGGAGCTCCTCTACGCCTGCGCCGACGCGATGCGGGAGGAGTACAAGGCCATCATCGACGCCGGCCTCACGGTCCAGCTCGATGACCCGTCGCTGGCCGAAAGCTGGGACCAGATCAATCCGGAACCGAGCCTGGCCGACTACCTCAAGTTCATCCAGCTCAGGGTAGAGGCCACCAACTGGGCCCTGCGCGATCTCCCCCAGGAACAGATCCGGTTGCACGTCTGCTGGGGTTCCTGGCACGGCCCGCACACCACGGACATCCCCTTCGCGGACATCATCGGCTCCGTCCTGCAGGTCAACGCCGGGGGCTACTCTTTCGAGGCCGCCAACGTCCGCCACGAGCATGAATGGCGTGTCTGGAAGGACACCAGGCTTCCCGACGGAAAAGTCATCATCCCCGGTGTTGTCTCCCACGCCACCAACGTCGTCGAGCACCCGGACCTGGTGGCTGACCGGATCGTGCGCTTCGCCCAATTGGTGGGCCGGGAAAATGTGATTGCCTCCACAGACTGCGGTCTCGGCGGCCGCGTGCACCCGCAAATCGCCTTTGCCAAGCTGGAATCCCTGGGCGAAGGCGCCCGCCGCGCCACTGCCCGGCTCTGGTAG
- the pyrE gene encoding orotate phosphoribosyltransferase — MTANSAPAADTAAARARLLELIKELAVVRGKVILSSGAEADYYIDLRRITLHHEASKLVGQVMLSLLDDAGIDFECAGGLTMGADPVGTAVMHSAVDAGRPVDAFVVRKAQKSYGMGRQVEGPSVEGRKVLVLEDTSTTGGSALTAVEGVRKAGGNVVAVAVIVDRDTGAKEKIEAEAGVPYLFAFGKDELGLS; from the coding sequence ATGACTGCCAACAGTGCCCCCGCAGCTGACACCGCTGCCGCCCGTGCCCGCCTTCTTGAACTGATCAAGGAGCTGGCCGTCGTCCGCGGCAAAGTCATCCTCTCGAGCGGCGCCGAGGCCGACTACTACATCGACCTGCGCAGGATCACGCTGCACCATGAGGCATCCAAGCTGGTGGGACAAGTCATGCTCTCGCTGCTGGACGACGCCGGCATCGACTTTGAGTGCGCGGGCGGGCTCACCATGGGTGCCGACCCGGTGGGCACCGCCGTGATGCATTCCGCCGTCGACGCCGGCCGGCCCGTGGACGCCTTCGTGGTCCGCAAGGCGCAGAAATCCTACGGCATGGGCCGGCAGGTGGAGGGCCCCTCCGTCGAGGGCCGCAAGGTGCTGGTGCTGGAGGACACCTCCACGACCGGTGGCTCCGCGCTGACCGCCGTCGAGGGTGTCCGCAAAGCCGGCGGCAACGTCGTCGCCGTCGCCGTGATCGTGGACCGCGACACCGGCGCCAAGGAAAAGATCGAAGCAGAAGCCGGTGTTCCCTACCTCTTCGCGTTCGGCAAGGACGAACTCGGCCTCAGCTAG
- a CDS encoding thioesterase domain-containing protein, which produces MPREPEVQDVGGDGDAARVLRHAAELKRFSRRGFLAGAGSASVLAADMIFTRRVQAERRVHKILTVPDETAGKYFPHASWFLFPGYKTSWEEALWILNALRGALNKRGQLAAVGYSNVGLDIDEIVIAVVEHARAHQLTTLYFYGHSFGGMVATQVAARLRELHGLEVALILLDSSPCTKYDVLDQSWFEGVVLLYESGFRFPTVLRGGYELGERVLHKDERSWGQVLDQTLEQLSPIAPSTVLIQSESAYIYHFDATRFAGKLGGTRMAFIGNPRDRTVDYAAARDSWSLIFKDNMASDSLRTDGARPAHASPGWNPFVYRPIIEELEDELFPLPSGGGRKTAF; this is translated from the coding sequence GTGCCGCGTGAGCCGGAAGTTCAGGATGTAGGCGGGGACGGCGACGCCGCCCGTGTGCTTCGGCACGCCGCCGAACTGAAACGGTTCTCCCGGCGTGGTTTCCTGGCCGGCGCGGGCTCCGCCTCGGTGCTGGCGGCCGACATGATCTTCACCCGGCGCGTGCAGGCCGAGCGCCGCGTCCACAAGATCCTCACGGTGCCGGATGAGACTGCCGGGAAGTACTTCCCCCACGCCAGCTGGTTCCTCTTTCCCGGCTACAAAACGAGCTGGGAGGAGGCCCTGTGGATCCTGAACGCGCTGCGCGGGGCGCTGAACAAGCGCGGCCAGCTCGCCGCCGTCGGTTATTCCAATGTGGGCCTCGACATCGACGAGATCGTGATCGCCGTGGTCGAGCACGCGCGGGCCCATCAGCTGACAACGTTGTACTTCTACGGCCACAGCTTCGGCGGCATGGTGGCAACCCAGGTCGCCGCCCGGCTTCGGGAGCTTCACGGCCTTGAGGTGGCGCTCATCCTGCTCGATTCCAGTCCGTGCACCAAGTACGACGTGCTGGACCAGAGCTGGTTTGAGGGTGTGGTGCTGCTCTACGAGAGCGGCTTCCGCTTCCCCACGGTGCTGCGCGGCGGCTACGAACTCGGCGAGCGGGTGCTGCACAAGGACGAGCGCAGCTGGGGACAGGTCCTGGACCAGACCCTGGAACAGCTCTCGCCGATTGCGCCGTCCACCGTACTGATCCAGTCCGAATCCGCTTACATCTACCACTTCGACGCAACCCGCTTCGCGGGAAAGCTTGGAGGGACGCGGATGGCCTTCATCGGCAACCCCCGCGACCGGACCGTGGACTACGCGGCAGCCAGGGACTCCTGGTCCCTGATCTTCAAGGACAACATGGCCTCTGATTCCTTGCGGACCGACGGCGCCCGGCCGGCGCACGCCAGCCCGGGCTGGAACCCGTTCGTCTACCGGCCGATCATCGAGGAGCTGGAGGACGAGCTCTTCCCGCTGCCGTCCGGCGGCGGCAGGAAGACCGCCTTCTAA
- a CDS encoding uracil-DNA glycosylase, which yields MTALATENSREQLLSRRYEPSVAAVNELCDTLQATKAGTNVPYVDPMHDIDECRIISLFSNIGTEDESGFITAGDEEAATRLLGVQWKLGLRPEYVMPWNVHPWYVPDEPNGKFTPDQISAGLKPLLKFLAVVPRASVIVAHGTEANRLANLLLKTEVPMIWRRGLKTYKVRSLSGRAFAGTPARQEQYLEEMGTVYADAMARTGLAKTS from the coding sequence ATGACAGCCTTGGCCACTGAAAATTCCCGCGAACAGCTTTTGAGCCGCCGCTACGAACCTAGCGTCGCGGCTGTCAACGAACTGTGCGACACGCTGCAGGCAACCAAAGCTGGCACGAATGTTCCCTATGTGGACCCGATGCACGACATCGATGAGTGCCGCATCATCAGCCTCTTCTCCAACATCGGAACAGAGGATGAGTCGGGCTTCATCACCGCCGGCGACGAGGAAGCCGCCACCCGCCTGCTCGGCGTCCAGTGGAAGCTGGGCCTGCGCCCCGAGTACGTGATGCCGTGGAACGTCCACCCCTGGTACGTCCCGGACGAGCCCAACGGCAAGTTCACCCCGGACCAGATTTCCGCAGGCCTGAAGCCGCTGCTGAAGTTCCTCGCCGTCGTGCCCCGTGCCTCGGTGATCGTCGCGCACGGCACCGAAGCCAACCGCCTCGCGAACCTTCTCCTCAAGACCGAGGTGCCCATGATCTGGCGCCGCGGCCTCAAGACCTATAAGGTCCGCTCGCTCAGCGGCCGCGCCTTCGCCGGCACACCGGCCCGGCAGGAGCAGTACCTCGAGGAAATGGGCACCGTCTACGCCGACGCCATGGCCCGCACCGGCCTGGCAAAGACCAGCTGA